In Cydia fagiglandana chromosome 9, ilCydFagi1.1, whole genome shotgun sequence, a single window of DNA contains:
- the LOC134667182 gene encoding ribosome biogenesis regulatory protein homolog, with translation MDIVNEILEKEQKKAEKYKPITVEKHLDVEFDIGTLLAFDSNDLDTKKLNANKSRDEYLQSLSRDNTQLLLNKIWELPTERVEEAIVVKLPEPTTILPRAKPVPKPRPLTKWQEFAKAKGITKKKKDKLEWDEQLQKWVPLYGFKKAAAEKEKNWLIEVPQNLDPMTDMYEKKAEAKSEKVAKNELQRLKNIARAKKVKIPRVGLPVTSDKASANQLATAATVARASTASLGKFQDRLPKEKDARGKGVHELIPGKDRKRKLPVPTAQVEKENNLNLLDSILNKRPKIDMDKAVAKHIANEQVQRSEEKKSSKPKGKPRKGKTGNPSKFTAKKPKAGAGQRNPGKKAGGRKRR, from the exons ATGGATATAGTTAATGAAATTCTAGAAAAAGAACAGAAGAAAGCGGAGAAATATAAGCCTATCACCGTAGAAAAGCACTTAGATGTAGAATTTGACATCGGAACTCTTCTTGCATTTGACTCAAATGACTTggacacaaaaaaattaaa TGCAAACAAAAGCAGAGATGAATACTTACAATCGTTATCCCGCGACAACACACAACTGTTACTCAACAAGATCTGGGAGCTGCCCACCGAGAGGGTGGAAGAGGCTATAGTGGTGAAGCTGCCAGAGCCCACCACAATACTACCGCGAGCCAAGCCGGTGCCCAAGCCCAGACCGCTGACCAAATGGCAGGAGTTTGCTAAAGCCAAGGGCATtactaagaagaagaaggatAAACTTGAATGGGACGAACAGTTGCAGAAATGGGTGCCACTTTATGG ATTCAAAAAGGCAGCTGCAGAGAAAGAGAAGAACTGGTTAATAGAGGTCCCACAGAACTTGGACCCCATGACAGACATGTACGAGAAAAAGGCTGAGGCCAAGTCCGAAAAAGTGGCCAAGAATGAGCTACAGAGGCTCAAGAATATTGCAAGAGCCAAGAAAGTCAAGATTCCTAGAGTGGGACTACCTGTCACGTCTGATAAAGCTTCTGCTAATCAG CTAGCAACCGCAGCAACAGTCGCCCGAGCATCCACAGCCTCCCTTGGCAAGTTCCAAGACCGCCTGCCCAAGGAAAAGGACGCCCGAGGCAAAGGCGTCCACGAACTTATACCTGGGAAGGACAGAAAGAGAAAGCTGCCTGTACCCACAGCGCAGGTTGAGAAGGAGAATAACCTTAATCTGCTGGACAGCATATTGAACAAGCGGCCGAAGATTGACATGGATAAGGCTGTGGCTAAGCATATAGCTAATGAGCAAGTGCA GAGATCAGAAGAAAAGAAGAGCAGTAAGCCGAAGGGGAAGCCCCGCAAGGGCAAGACGGGCAACCCCAGCAAGTTTACAGCCAAGAAGCCGAAAGCGGGCGCCGGTCAGCGCAACCCCGGCAAGAAGGCCGGCGGCCGGAAGAGGAGGTAG
- the LOC134667183 gene encoding DNA fragmentation factor subunit beta, with product MKKGYKVADVKREKRIGVAAENLQELIEKSCKKLGFNARCAALYVAEDGTQVSDDDYLDTLPPQTLFILLKDKEQMVTDFDYYYSLIRSSKKEYIDTGLAAKEFLTTNIKEKFKVFQKYIAAADDARTMLSERVQDPKWFQGLEPSEKTKEQSMCKRVKERMRGYFYKTKSALQASDLYTHSKNSRGKKLIDQFLVDLRKLLETNKYNADYFNRKAEKNRLCNERGLFQCGGLYNNASCAYKDDHLINPYRSREERIIFQTWNLDHKIELSRSIIPQINKAVEAVYAGQVTCVLCEHSSDGTVEADRYYLQIFTRDNLKLVHIVCHYKGKHDAESGVYTLCKKCSMHSIENK from the exons ATGAAAAAGGGATATAAAGTGGCCGATGTGAAAAGGGAGAAGCGAATCGGCGTCGCCGCCGAAAACCTGCAGGAATTAATCGAGAAATCGTGCAAGAAGCTTGGT TTCAATGCCAGGTGCGCGGCGCTATACGTGGCTGAGGACGGGACGCAGGTCTCGGATGACGATTACCTGGATACGCTGCCTCCGCAGACGCTCTTCATATTGTTGAAGGACAAGGAACAAATGGTAACTG ACTTTGACTACTACTACAGCCTAATCCGCTCATCCAAGAAGGAGTACATTGACACAGGACTTGCAGCTAAGGAGTTTCTCACCACCAACATTAAGGAGAAGTTCAAGGTGTTCCAGAAGTACATTGCAGCTGCTGATGATGCGCGCACCATGCTGAGCGAGCGAGTGCAGGATCCCAAGTGGTTCCAAG GTCTCGAGCCTTCAGAAAAGACAAAAGAGCAGTCAATGTGCAAACGCGTCAAAGAACGCATGCGGGGCTATTTCTACAAAACCAAGTCAGCCCTCCAGGCCTCTGACCTCTACACTCATTCCAAAAACAGCCGCGGCAAGAAACTAATAGATCAGTTCCTCGTAGACCTACGAAAACTACTCGAAACCAATAAATATAACGCAGACTACTTCAACAGAAAAGCAGAGAAAAACCGCCTCTGCAACGAACGAGGTCTATTCCAATGTGGGGGCCTTTACAACAACGCATCATGCGCTTACAAGGACGACCATCTGATTAACCCGTACAGAAGCCGAGAAGAACGCATAATATTCCAAACATGGAACCTAGACCACAAAATAGAGCTCTCCCGCTCCATAATACCTCAAATCAATAAAGCTGTAGAAGCAGTCTACGCCGGGCAAGTCACTTGTGTTCTATGTGAACATAGCAGCGATGGAACAGTGGAAGCGGACAGGTACTATTTGCAGATATTCACTCGGGACAACCTGAAGTTGGTGCATATCGTGTGCCACTATAAAGGTAAACATGATGCTGAGTCGGGGGTGTATACTCTTTGCAAAAAGTGCAGTATGCATAGCATTGAAAACAAGTAA